A single window of Gossypium raimondii isolate GPD5lz unplaced genomic scaffold, ASM2569854v1 Contig00271, whole genome shotgun sequence DNA harbors:
- the LOC128037732 gene encoding photosystem I assembly protein Ycf4-like codes for MRVTSETKKVKSNFFGYSLNSNKMQLDLVCMSWRSESIWIEFIVGSRKTSNFCWAFILFWFIRVLLVGTSSYLGRNLISLFPSQQIVFFPQGIVMSFYGIAGLFISSYLWCTIFWNVGSGYDRFDRKEGIVCIFRWGFPGKNRRIFLRFLMKDIQSIRIEVKEGIYARRVLYMEIRGQGAVPLTRTDENLTPREIEQKAAELAYFLRVPIEVF; via the coding sequence ATGAGAGTTACTTCGGaaacaaaaaaagtaaagtcgaatttttttggttattctCTCAATTCGAATAAAATGCAACTGGATCTAGTATGTATGAGTTGGCGATCAGAATCTATATGGATAGAATTTATAGTGGGATCTCGAAAAACAAGCAATTTCTGCTGGGCCTTTATCCTTTTTTGGTTCATTAGGGTTTTATTAGTTGGAACTTCTAGTTATCTTGGTAGGAATTTGATATCTTTATTTCCGTCTCAgcaaatagttttttttccaCAAGGAATCGTGATGTCTTTCTATGGGATCGCAGGCCTCTTTATTAGTTCCTATTTGTGGTGCACAATTTTTTGGAATGTAGGCAGTGGTTATGATCGATTCGATAGAAAGGAGGGAATAGTATGTATTTTTCGTTGGGGTTTTCCTGGAAAAAATCGTCGCATCTTTCTACGATTCCTTATGAAAGATATTCAGTCCATCAGAATAGAAGTTAAAGAGGGTATTTATGCTCGTCGTGTCCTTTATATGGAAATCAGAGGCCAGGGGGCCGTTCCCTTGACTCGTACTGATGAGAATTTGACTCCCCGCGAAATTGAACAAAAAGCTGCTGAATTGGCCTATTTTTTGCGTGTACCGATTGAAGTCTTTTGA